Genomic window (Cucumis sativus cultivar 9930 chromosome 2, Cucumber_9930_V3, whole genome shotgun sequence):
TCCAAAACAAATCAATGTCAACCTCTCcctcaaaactcaaaataccACAAACGTTACTCATAAGCCATAATCATCACAAAATTAGAACTTAGGCCACACGTAGGGGCGTTCACGGTATGGTCAGGTTCGGTTTCACGGTTTTGCGCTCACGGTAGAGATAATGGCGTGGCCGGAGTGGAGAAAACCAAATCTATGACTGGTGTGGCCGGAGACGAtcgaaaatgagagagagcGAGAGACTGAGAGTCATGAGGTGAGGCGTGAATTTGTGGTCTGGGCGTGGGAGGCGGCGTGAActtgaagaatgaaaagaaaaaataacctGCTAAACCCTAATAATATATATCCACCAGACTCCATTAGCTAAATCCACCAGATTCAACCAAGAATAGAGTGATAAACACCaggttttcataaatgtgACAATTAACAATCAAATGTTCATTAGATGATCATGCTGAAAGAACGATAACATCCTCCAATGCTAGTTACTCTATGGCATGTTGCAATTGAACAACATTTCGGGGAACCGTGAGAGAGAGATAGGgattaataatacaaaaacgAACATCTATTTGTGATCACCGCAATTCTAACAAAATAGAAtttcaaaggaaaagaaaatcacgaACAAACCTTGAAGCAGcgaagcaaaagaaaattgggGGAAGGGATTGATCGGAGAAAGTGGAAGGAACAGAAGAGAAGCGGATTTCGAGGAGAGAGATTGATGAAGGGGGAAGTTCGCGAGAActggaaatgaagaaaccaGAGGGTAAAAATGGTATTgacaatttctctttttctttaaatatctTAGGTCCATATATTACACAATTTACCacttttttcaaagaaaattataaaaattagaacattttatttaatctgaattttgtcattttattattagatttataaatagtttctcaattttctccatttaaagaaaaaaacctcgtttcaaaatgttatctaaactaaatttaaaattgaaaacttcaaaaagtggttttaaaaaaaagttaaactaaAAGTTctactattttcttattaagatgtaaactattatttataaaaataaataagtttaatcTTTTGGAAGTTAACccaaaaaaaactattcaaaccaacttaaaatgtttagtttttctaatttcaactttagtttatttttctcaatatatTACGTGTGTTTAGGTTTTTAGATATTCAACTTTGttcttatacttttaaaatgtgacaattcatttctaatatttgataaattctCGTAAATAGTCTTTATTCTAtgaactatttattttaatttttatttcaattttaatgatCAAAATAATTCTTCATAGActattttagttaaaagaataaaattgagagtagaataacataaaattattattttgaaaatacaaatatcaaagaaaactataaaataaaatagtgatcaagttattatttaaacctACTTATAAACGGATGTATGTGAAAGTTTTAGGAGAAATAGTtgtttctattaattaaaatccCAAACAATTGAttgtataatttgaaatttaaactattatgattgaatcaaatttacttctttttaataGAAGTGTgaaacttattattttttaattaaactttgaaattgttataaGTGAATCGATTTAGATGATTTATTACGATAGCTTTCAAAAACTGTTAATGCATCCATCGATAAACTTCAAAGTTTTGGATTCAAACGTGTGATCTCAAGTCAATATTTTCTTAgcctaaattttcaattttatatcacTTTACACCCTTCCCAATTAATTCTAATCTTCTTTTCTCCTTAAGGTGAATTTATTTTGACCATTTAGGAAGCACTCTCGAACCTATGTTATCTAGAGGTTAGAATCTTAGagataaaaagttgaaagttggATTCTTATTAGACAATGGAAAGtaagttatatataaataataacacaTTAAAGAATTAAACCATCAATCTTTGATATGATAAGGATGGGTGGGAGAATTCAACTGTTGTTTAATCAATTGTTGTGTGTATGGTTAAGCTATGGTAAAATTTGTGCTCATATTGCTAGtaaatttttaatcaataGTTCTACTCTAATGACCTCATTCAATAATttgtggaaaaagaaaactattattaCCAATAGACACGATCATGGTTTAAAGCATACTAAACATTAACATTAACATCAACAGCAATGAACCCTCAAACTCATGTAATTAGAATCATAATCatgttataattaaaatccTAATCCCCAAAATGATCCATTTAATAAAGTAGTTAATAAGTAACACGAACTCCTTGGTATCTAAGAATTTCCCCGATCAATTCTCCTCTCCCAGACCCAACGTACCTTCCTTTAATCTCACCGTCTCTTATGAACAAAAACGTCGGAACTTCCACCACATTCATTTCCTTCAGAAATTTCATACAGCTTTGATTCTCATCTCCGTTCATTCTAGCGAAAACCACCGTCTCCATTTTCCTAGACAGCTTTATCACCGTCGGATACACCTTCACGCATGGCCCACAGTGTTTCAATCCCACGTCCAACACGATCAGTTTGTGATCTTCTTTATGTTCTCCGATCAGCTTCTCCACGTCTTCTCCACTGTGTAATTGAACCACCGCCGAGTGGTTATCTCCGTAATACAACACATCGCCTTCCAATTGATCCGGTCCGATTCCTTCTTCTTCGTGAATTTTCTCCATGTTCTTATAGAAACTGAAGTGAGGAACCTTTTCGATCTTCTCTCTATCACAAAGCTCCTTCGTTTTCTCCGATTCATCTCCCATTACTAAAATGAACTCCACATCGCTACAACTACGGCTAAGACTCACCATAAACGGATACATTTGGCTGCTTTGCTCGCTATCGGAAGCGGCGTATTCCACTACAACTAATTTACCTTTTGCCTTTTTTAGAGCTTCGTCGAATTCCTCCTTGCTGTGTACTTTTAAAACTCGTTCATCGCTGCTCTGTTTCTTCACGCTTGGAGATGCGGCGGCGTGGATTTGGAGGGCGCGGCGGGCGCGGCGAGTGGTAGTGATGCGTTGGGGAGGAAGAGATGAGGCGGCAGGGAGTTTGATGAGGTTGGGGATGAGGGAAGGGCGGGGATTGTGGGTGTAGAGAGAGGGAGGGGGTGTGGCGAGAGAGTGGGAGAAGGAAGCCATTGGAGAACAGAGGAGTTTGTGTATCTCTGAGTTTGTAAGAGAGAATGTTAGTGGGAGAGAATATGAAAATGGTGTGTGTGAGATATCATGAAATCTTTGTGAGAGCTTTGGAGGAGAAGTTCAACCACTCATTTTGTGTGTGGTTATGATTTGCCCATAAGAGATAGTTttggggattttttttttcttttcttataatatCTATCTATTTGCCCAACAAAAGGACTCATGATAGTCGAACAATTCTCCAACAAAACGATTCAAAGTATTACTTTTACAACTttggttaaaatatatttttagtttttaacgTTGAGGTTAGTGTCTATTTGGTTTACAAAGTTTCAAAAGAAACACTCCAATCTctcaaatttgtaaaatactTCTAAATAGTCccttttatcaattttagtATTGTTGACTAATGAAGATTGTGTAGATAAATTTCTCCTCATCTACAACATCATTTCTCTTTAATTGCactatttacaatataattacaatttgaattaaaatttgtccACATAATATGTTATGTCAATTTTTCGAAACTAACGATTAAATGGATAGAATGaccatttataattattttgtcaaCTGGAGATACTAAAATGTTCATTTAAAACTTTCACGATCAAATAGACGCTAACCCCAAACTTTAGGGACTAAAAGTGTATTTTTCCCTAAAATCTATCCTAATCTAACAATAATAGAAATCTATTACAAATCATATTGGTTGACGTTGGAAAAGAGTCTACCcactacaacaaatatatagatttggctatatttataattttagaaaaatattgttatacaattattattgGTGAGATTATAATTGGGAAAATAATTGGTTTCTAGCTAGGTGGATTTGGTTGTTGGTGTTTTGCCAtgatttcatttctattttcacatatatttagaaatttggcatttttgttaaaaatggGCCAATATTTTCCATAGACTGCGCTAACGCATTAATAGATGTAAAGTCAATATAAGTGTAACATATACAAATACTCGTTTGGTATTATACACttgattttaaaagcaaaaatacATCAAACTAATTACAcgagtttattaattttggaatttcccatattatataaaaacgATAATATATTCCAATAAAAACGTGTCTAACTCATATCTATCCACGTCAATTGAAAAGTGTAGAATGGAGAAAATATGAGTGTGATGTAGTGTTGCCTTCTAATTGGATTGTCTTTTGGTGGGATATTTATTATTCCCATCTAATTTCTCCTCTGCCATACAATCAGCTACGATCTTTCTTTACTCATCTCATCTCTTCAATGGTTTCCAACCATTTTACAAAGGTTACGTCTCTAATTGTGGAtgataaactaatttattgtCACTGATTTATTGTGTTTGATGTATgcattctctcttttttttttcccttaatttgcaattaaaaaaaaaactataacatTAAATGAGGGTTGGGTAAAAAGAGAGATATGATTTTAATATCTAGTTAAAGTTTTTTCCAGGAGAAAGCGATCAAATAGTTGGGttttggagagagaaaaatagtttttgagTTTAAACTGATTATGGAttgacattaaaattttataaaaacaaattagcaAGAATTCTTcgttatttatcaatttaaataatatcattAACCGAGTGCAATTATACAggttaaaagataaaagagttGAACagatttttagttatttttaaaattttggaaactaAAACATACCTtctattaaattacaaaatccaaaatagaaagaaataaagaagtaGAAACGTGTATGAATGATGGTAAAAAAGAGTAGTAATTAAACAAGAGCACATGGGGAAGGATTTCATAGAAATCTCTCATGTATAtgtgtttgtatatatatgtatataaaagaaagcagttagaaattagaaattagaaatgaaaatataaataaagaaagagagagtaaCATGGGggaatttcattaaataatatttcacTAAGCTGGAAAGATGTTGTGATTGTtgggagattttttttaataacattcaAGAATGATgtgaaatatattaaaagttaattttctaaatgtaACTaatcgataaaatatttaaggattagtaacaaaatgaaaaaatccatcaaattgactactttttaaaataatttaggtttgctttccttttcattgtttttcttttcttcatgcGTATCGTCGCTTTtctgttatttgattttcaaaaaatataaatgacgGTTGAAATTTAAACGGTCGGATCTAAACTTGCAgcaaagaaatatttaaaaatttcattagctagatctaaacgatttttttcccaaaaataCGTAGACTTTTCTCTATTGTAAGTTCTTTTAGTCCATTAacccatatatatttttaaatattttaatttaattactctGCTAtgagtaatttaaaattaattaatcacaaaTTTTAATACTCATTAACtttcaaagaaattttataacataaaaaaaataaaattatttataaaatataactttaattattttaaaaaatgttttttctttttactatagtgtatatatagtttttttttaatctatactAATCCTAAAAAAACTAGTCTATCCATCAGCcactattatttaaaaaatggaaagtatagtatttattattttattaatgaattaaactaaaataaacatgaaaCCAACCACtcactaattttgaaatattttgaagttataTAAATCAACATgtgtaataattaaaatagcaataaaataaaaaaaaaagtataattcaACCGATAAGTAGTGTATGATAGTGACTACATAGAGTCATAAGAGTGATAATTTACTTTTGGTTATTTCAAATAGGTTGAACTCTTAAactaaaagattaaattttcatctcctCAACTATTATacttagaaaaataaaaaattgtaaaacataaaataaaatatttacgctttataaacaaccaaaaataataaatatttacactttataaaagataaacaataatcaattttgttatttagtaattttgttttacagAATTAAATAATTcgtaaatttttgttattttttaaaataacctctaaaaatatatatatcgaagaaaaattgaaattaaatagtCAACAAAAGGAATCtatgtttgatatatatctaataaaataaatataaacaatgatattattttgaattcaaattgaaagttgcaaacaaaatatttttggtttgTCTAAAAATAGATGGATAAGTAAAAAGGCATTTTGTTTGCATCTCTTCTTGACAGGTAGGCCAGATGGAATTAtagtctaaaaaaaataataatagtaataaaataataaaaagctACTCtttgtatatacatttatgagcaactttttatttttgcattttgtaggatttaaatatcaaattgcAATAGCttgtagttatttttcttttcctttttaatttaacaaaaatagcTAGCTAAAAagatcattcaattttttaaaattaaatgagtaATATCTTGACGATTTAAGTATATATTAATGTCAAACTATACCTAccttaatttatatatgaacGTGCTAGTAAGTAGTaactacaaaatttatgatttgtatttttctactaccaattataattgataaaatatatatataatatacactattataaagaaataaggagtttttttaaaataataataataaacaatcgAGTTACcattcatacaaaaattaCTCAAAAGTTAAAGATGAAatcaaagtttgaaatatgatttttaaaattttgatcccATGATTGTTCGatattatttctattataaaacttaaaattaatcatggaatattttttgtatttagtaGTGTGCGtgtttgtgagtttttttttttcaaaattgttttataaatataaatattttttgtggtttgttctatttttaagaaaatatcaaaataagaaaaatatcaaaatatattccTATGGTATCCTTTACTGCataaatttccttttatcaCTGTTTAATCAATTTCCATATAAATTAACTTtcaataataactaaatttaatattttctaaattattaagaataaaatagaatgtaattcaaattataaaataaaccaaaacgGTATTACACTAATTTTCTATCCTCCTCCCATGTAAAGTGTAATTCTAGTCAAATgactttataataattttaagttaaaataccCTTTTTAGTATGGAAAGTTTgttattcaattttctaatCCTTAagaattgattaattaatgacAACCATTTTCATGCACTAAAATATAATAGGTAAAAATGTTTCTACAAGAATGTGTAAtagatgtaaaaaaaattaaactaaatttaagatttattaaaaacgACATCCGAGACATGGGAGAATAAAGGTGAACTTTAAAGGGACAAAAATGGGTTGGaacatatattcaattttgttttgtttaaaggaaaacaataatttaaaaaaaagggtagttaaaagcaataaacacaattaaattaattgaggGCCTTTACTACTTATGATGGGCAGTGTGCTTATGTCTCTGAAGCACTGCAAGTTTCGATACTTCAGTGTCATcggagaaaaagagaaaacataaTGGAAGAAATTTGGAAGCTTGGCCATTTGTTAATGACACTATTTCTATATACTTTTGCAACCATGATGGTCATTCCAGCCATCACAGATGTCACGATGTTCGCTCTATGTCCCGATCAAGATCAATGTTCTGTTGCCATTTACTTCACCGGCTTGCAACAAGTCGTAAGTTGATCTTTACAATGTAACTCACtgttttgtatatatatattttttttatcatttttatccCTTTAATGTTGGCTGAATGAGGAATCTAAATTGTAGGTGACGGGATTTGGGTCGTTGCTAATGATGCCATTGCTCGGAAACTTATCGGACAAATTTGGGAGGAAGACTGTACTTACCATTCCTATGATTCTTGTTGTTATTCCTCTTGGTTGGTAACtcttactatttttttagttatgttctctttcttctctcgATCATCccatttttgaagtttaattaattgaaattatcGTAGATTTAATCTCTTATATCCATACTTAAACctcacttttttaaaattaagctcATAAATGTCATTTTCACCTCTCCATTTTGTTAGTAAACTGTttttaaaagtcaaattttgaagaaggaaaaaaaaattaaaaaaaaaaactgttttcttaatttgaatAAGAACTCATCTGtagaagataaaaattaaatcatgcCAAATAATTTAAGAGGGAATAGAtcacataatttaaaaaaataatatggttAACAAGCAAAGTCTTAaattaatggttttttttttctttttttttttaacgttaACAGTATTTAGTATTTTGcttctaaaattaagtttgtaaatttttacTCACCTTCTTCTaccgttaaaaaaaaaaaaaaaaccaagaaaattaatttccaaaagattgtttttttttttttagaattgagCTGGTAATTTTCATGcgtaattaaaaaataataataagtaaacaaaaagaaattatgaaatgAGAGTTAAATGATTTGTTTGGGTGCAGGAATATTGGCATATGGAAGGTCTAGAAAATTTTACTACGTTTATTTTGTGTTCAAGTGTGTGACAAGTATTATTTGTGAAGGGAGTGTTCAATGCATGGCTGTTGCTTATGCGGTGAGAATCTCTTTTGGCATCCAGACGTTCGTTCCGTTTTCtcttaacaaaaattatttcatgCATATCcataaatgattttaaaattactcaAATCACtcttatcatatttaaataattattttttttaaagaaatacttACAATTAActcaacatttaatttaatatttataaatataatttaaaactgaaataaacaaattcaaaaacacACCAAACATTCCTTCATATGGTATCATTGTTAGTTTTTATTACAAAAGCACATTGATTTTTGTCTtctcattttctatttctttttgctACTAATTTCACTCATAAttgctttcttctttctccccccccgccccccccccccccccccccccccccccttaatttaatttgtttagattggatccctaattaattaaatagaatgaTTCCTcttctaatttaataaaacattcaacttTTTTGGCTATTGTCCTTAAGTGGCATAGCTAATCTTACTTAATTAAGTGGATTTTTATAATCAATAATGTACTTGGTGTTTTCAAGATCCCTAattcattttggttttggtttctcttttaaataatttaaatacttaaaccatatatttaaagtaaaaaaataatctctcTTTCACACATCTTCTTTGGATTAAATGCATACCACCACACTTTGGCAAAGAGTCttaatacaacttttttttctttaaatattttataaaagaatctTATTTAATCACATATGAGGTATTTGAAATCTTATGATTTTGGGGGATTTTAATTCACagcatattttaaatgaattacatactttattttctaattccTAACTAGAGTGGTATGATATTGCATGATTTTgtagaatctaaaattaaattacttgtTTACTTAACCTTGTCCATTTCTAGTTGTCAATTAATACATcgtaattaaaataactatattgttttttggttttaaattaagtaattaatttataataatttttcaaatttcaaatcacagtatttgaacttttttaatctaaaagaAATGTTAATATAGGGTGGaatatgtgaaaattttatataagagTACCaaacactatataataaacaaattaaaagagttaaaaaataCATCGACGTTTCACTGATCCTTCAATAAAGTTCACTACGCTTGTAGTAATAAAGAAAGACCGACAATTATCacgttatatttttttataatgtaaatatgtgaatttaaaatttgcataagaaaagaaaagaaataataatacatttttcatcgaatattgttaagagagtcaaattttggattaatgactttgtttcatttttttaaaaaaattgttagataaCAAACGAGAGCTAGAAAATAAGTTACAGTTTTATATTAGATAAGTAGTTTtcgtttaaaaaattatattcctttcaagaaatcaaattatctttattttaaaaaatgagtgaaaattggaaagaaagaaaaaaaatcaaattatctccattttagaaaattattgaaagaaaattatatgtatttgaggaaagaaaattattgatatttgaaataaaatatattttgtggcaatttagaaaaaaaaaaaattgatactcgaagaaagaaaattattgatatttggaataaaagttatttcgtaaaaataattgtagcAAGATTTGAACTCACAACAAAAAGTTGCagcaaaatttagataaaatgaagctaaatttaatatatattgtaagttaacactttaaaattaatattaaaatacaaaaatggaggACGACGTTATCTTCAATTAGGGTGTTTTCCCTTGTTTACCTCCCATCCATCATTTCTTCTCATCTCCTCCATGCGTTTCTGCTTCTTCTCCAAAGAATCTCTTAAGATTCGTCTTCTTCTCGGGCCtatatttcttcaacaaatctTCGACCTCTTCTCTAACAACTAAGCAACACCAACAGTAAGTGACTACCAATCAAAATAGGGAAGTACAACACTAATCAAGATGAGCGAGACTAAGATGGACGAGACTAAAGGAATAATTGAGAGATGAAGGACTAAATAGGTAAAAGTGAGACTAAGAGATGGAGATAGAGAACTAA
Coding sequences:
- the LOC101214005 gene encoding thioredoxin-like protein CDSP32, chloroplastic; this encodes MASFSHSLATPPPSLYTHNPRPSLIPNLIKLPAASSLPPQRITTTRRARRALQIHAAASPSVKKQSSDERVLKVHSKEEFDEALKKAKGKLVVVEYAASDSEQSSQMYPFMVSLSRSCSDVEFILVMGDESEKTKELCDREKIEKVPHFSFYKNMEKIHEEEGIGPDQLEGDVLYYGDNHSAVVQLHSGEDVEKLIGEHKEDHKLIVLDVGLKHCGPCVKVYPTVIKLSRKMETVVFARMNGDENQSCMKFLKEMNVVEVPTFLFIRDGEIKGRYVGSGRGELIGEILRYQGVRVTY